The window CCAATCGTTGTTAGGTATGGCTTTCGCCGGGTGAGATATTAGACCGTTGGAATCGGCAGTGGGGTCCCCGTTGCCTCACTATAGAGTCCATCGGGATCGAGGTCGACGCCGTTCGGCCAAACCAATGTATGCGCCTCTGGGTCAACCGCAACCTGAGCGAAGAAAGCAATGTCTTCCAACGGCTTGAAAACACCACCTCGACCCCGCACTCGTCCTGCCAAATCAAGGTCTGCCTCCTCTCCATTGGCAAATATTAGGTGCAGAACATAATCATGCAGATGGCGGACGCCGTTAATCCTGGGCAACATCATACCCTCACATTGTTATTCCAGAGAATCCCTTCCGATGATCTGTCGCACCCGATATACCCTCAGGTCCTGGGTCTCATAATAGGTGCGCACGGTCAGTTCGGCGATAAGCCCCATCACGATGAACTGTACGCCGAGGATAACCAGCAAGACCGCCAGCAGCAGCAGAGGCCGGTCGCCGATGGTCATGGCGTTGAAACCGGCCATGCCGCCGGTGATGCCCGCCCACAGCTTCAGCCCGGTCAGATAGCCGCCGACGAGCGCGCCGAGAGCGAACAGGATGATCCCCCAGCGGCCGAATAGTTGCATTGGCCGGTCGCCGTATTTGCGCAGGAAGTGGATGGTGAACAGGTCGAGGATGACGCGGAAGGTGCGCGACAGGCCGTATTTCGACGCCCCGGCCACCCGCGCCCGGTGGTTGACCGGCACCTCCGACATGCTGAAGCCGCCGAAGCTGACCAGTTCGGGGATGAAGCGGTGCAGTTCGCCGTAGAGATGCAGATCGCGGACGACCTCGGCGCGGAAGGCGCGCAAGGAGCAGCCCCGGTCGCGCAGCCGCACACCGCTGGTCTCGGCGATGAGCCAGTTGGCGACCCGCGACGGGAAGCGGCGCACGAGGTTGTCCTGCCGGTTCTCGCGCCAGCCGTTGACCACGTCGTACCCCTTGTCCAGTTCGGCCAGCAGCCGGGGGATGTCGGCCGGGTCGTTCTGGCGGTCGGCGTCGAGGGTGACGATGACCCGGCCGCGGGCATGGTCGAAGCCGGCGGCGAAGGCTGCCGTCTGGCCGTAGTTGCGGCGGAAGCGGATGGCGACGATGTGGTCATCTTCGGCGGCCAGCTCTTGCAGGCAGGCGAAGCTACCGTCCTTGCTGCCGTCGTCGATGAACAGGGCTTCATAATCGAGGCCCGTACTGCCCAGCGCGGCGCGAATCTCCTCGGCCAGCGGGCGCAGGTTGTCTTCCTCGTTGTAGACGGGGATGACGAGGCTCAGATCAATTGATTCAGGATGGGGTAAGGCTGTGGTCAATCGCTCTCAATCCCCTGTAACCAAGAACTGTGGCACGTTCGTCAGCACATCCAGATACCACCACCACTCTTCCGGCGATGCGGCCGATTCGTTGCGCCACTGGGCCAAATCGGCCACGGCCACAATGGCTTGATAGAACTGTTCGGCGTGGTAAAGCAAGCGCTGATCCGCGTCCGATAAGCGGTCCTGTTGTTCAGGAGTTAATTCTTGCCAAACGGCGGCAAGACGGCTGCGGGTCAGGAGCATATCCAGATGTTCCATGCCGCTTACGTCCGGGAATCTAACGTCGGTTTCGTATTGCACTAACCACGACTCCAGGTCGTTCATAGAAGCACTTAGGCTGTTTCCAACTGGTATGTTTGGATGAGTACGTCGGCCGGAATGTCAAGTCCTGCGTGTAATCGACGGATCATGTCGAGAGATAGAGGCAGGCGCCGCTCTAAAACGGCCATCACTTCTCCTTCGTTGCCGATATACGGAACAAGGGCGCGCGGCGTTAGCTCCTGACGTTCTAGAAAGTGAAAAAGGGCTTCGATCGGATCGGGCGGACCAATCGGATCGGTTTCCCCTTCATAGGCTTCGATTAGGGTGACCAAAATATCCAGTTTGTCACCTTCCGGAGTATTTGGTTCCGCGCCCCAAAGTCGATCCAATTCGGCCATTGCCTCTTTATAATCTACTTCGTTTCGGATGGGTTTAATTTCCATGGCCAGCCCTTTAGATCGTACGCGCGTCTATCTTGTCGTAGTCGCGATGTGTTCCAATGAATCGAATGTAAACGATACCGCGTCGGTAGTCAACCGCTGTGATTAGACGATAGCGATTACCATGAATATTAAAAACAATGCGGTTGTTTGCAATTATGCTGGCACTTCTATAGTCCGTTACCACATCTGCCGGAGACGTCCAATTTGCGGCTTTGGCTGTTGCATGCCAGTTTTTTAGCGATTGTTCGATATCGGGATGGTTTTGCCAAAACTCTCGCAATGTTCGGAGTGCAATGATTCTCATTTCAGATGTACGAATCTACTAGTCTCAGGCCACGTACCCCAAATCGCGCAATTTCTGCATCACCAACTCCTCTTCAGCATCGGTATAGAGCGCATCGCTGCCGACCCCATCGCCCGGCCCGGCCTGGCTATAGACGACCGGATTGGCGGCGTTGAACGCGTCGGTGAAGGCGGCGGTCAGGACGCGGCCGTCCATGTATTGCGGCACAGGTAGGCCCAGATAGTGCAGGATTGTCGGCGTCGGATCGAGCAGGCTGGCCCCCTCCAGCTTGGCCCCGGGGCGCACGCCCGGCCCGCGCAACCCAATGACCCCCTCCATGTGATGGTGGCCGGTCTGGCCGGTGCTTGGCTCGATGATGTGGTTGGAGCCGAAGTCGGCGTGGCCGAAGGAGACGTATTTGGCCCGGTCGGTGTGGAGCACCAGATCGGGCAGGCGGGCGGCGCTGATGCCGTGGAACACCTCCTCGCGCCGGTAGACGACGGGCACAACCTGGCTGCCGTCTTCCGGGTCGCGTAGCTCTTTCGCCTGGGCGATGATGGCGTCGCGCACGGCCTCGTAGTCGGCCGGCTCAACCGCGCCATCCGGCCGCTGCCCCTTCACGTTCAGGTACACCTGGCCGAAGTTGCCGACGGAGAACGCCTTCGTCCGCGCCCAATCCACGTCGTTGAAGGACAGGAAGAAGCGCCGCAATGTCTTGCCGCCCCGGCCGCGCTTCACGTTCTTGCGCGCGTCGCTCAGGCCGAAGGCCGTCAGCCACTTGAGAGCGTTGATCGGCGTGACGCCCAGCCGAAAAGCGGCCCGCTTCAGCAGGCTGAGCGGCGTGCGCTTGAAGGCCAGCCAGCCGTTGGCCGCCAGCCAATTGTTGATGTGGAAGAATTTGTGGAACGGGCCGAAGCCGTGGTCGGACAGGACGATTGTGAGCGCCTCCTCCGGCACGAGGGCCAGCATCTCGCCCAGCAACCGGTCGACGGTCTCGTAATAGTCCAGGATGTCGGGCAGCACGCGGGCGGCCGTGGCCGGGTCGTGCAGCGGGTGCGTGTCGTCCACCAGATGCCAGATCTCATGTTGCAGGTTGTCGGTCGTCTCCAGCACGTAGATGAACAGATCCCACGGCTTCTCGCGCAACAGGTACTGCACCGAGCGCGCCCGGTCGATCTCCAGTTGCTTGCAGGCGCGGACGAAGATGGCCGGATCGACGCCGCGCCCTTTCTCCGACATGCGCAAGGGAAACGGGCCGCAGGCGTCGATCAACTCCCCCTTCAACTCCGGCGGATAGGTATAGTCGCTCTCCGGGCTGGGGGTCAGGAAGGAGCAGAGCATGAAGCCGTTCAGCGGCCGGGGCGGGTAGGTCATCGGCAGGCTGACGACGCCCACCTGTTTTCCCGCGGCCGAGGCGATCTGCCACACGGCGGGCACGGCCACGGTCAGGCCGTTGGAGACGCGGATGTCGTACCCGTCCGGGGCGGGGTAGGTGAAGTCGATCAGACTGTGCTGGCCGGGGTTGGTGCCCGTGGCGAAACTGGGCCAGGCCGAAGCCGAGACGGGCGGAATGGTGGAGCGCAGACGGCCGCGCGCGCCTTCCTTCAGCAGCCGGGCCAGGTTGGGCAGCCGGCCCTCGTCGAGCCAGGGCTGCAATAAATCAAAGGTGATGCCGTCGAGACCGAAGACGGCGACTTTGGGTTGGGACATAGTGGTTTTTTGGGATAAAGAATTGGCTACGGATTTTGACGGAAGAGACGGATTACCACAAATGCCGTTTTGATCCGTTTTTTCCGTGTCAATCCGTAGCCAATTCTTTTTTTGTTTGACCGTGATTACACTTCGTGGGCCTCCGGCGGGCGGGCGAAGCTGAGGATACTGCGGAAGGCGTACATGAGGCCGCCCAGCAGCCCGGCGCTGAAACGCAGGAAGTAGAAGGCCAGCGACATGGACACGGCCGTGGCCGCGGGCACGCCCACGGGCACGAACAGGAACGTATAGATGCCCTCGCGCAGCCCCAGCCCGTTGAAGGTGATGGGCAGCAGGTTGATGATGGCGATGATGGGCACGAACAGGGCGAAGATGCGGAAGGGCAGGTGGATGCCCAACGCCCAGGCGATGGTCACCTGCACCAGGATCAGGTTGAGCGTGAACGGCAGACTGATGAGCAGCGACGAGATCAGCGCCCGCACGGGGTAGCGGTGAATCGTGTTGACCAGGTTCTCGAACTTGGCGTAGAAAGGCAGGCCGGTTGCCTTGGGGTAGAGGCGGTTGATCAGGCCGATGGGATTCGACCAGCGGGCGATGAAGAAGGCCACCGGGATACCCAACGCGGTGACGACGATGAGCGCCCACAGGAACCAGGGCAGATCGAGCGTCAAGGCATGGGCCGCCAGATTCCACAGCAAGGCGACAAGGGCGATGAGCGACGAGCCGACCAGCCCGGTGACGCGCTCCATGAGCACCGAACTGAGGGCTTCCGCGCCGCGGCCGTGGCTCTGGCGCAGGCTGACGACCTTCACCAGATCGCCGCCGAAGCCCGACGGGATGAAGTTGTTGGCGAAGAAGCCGATGTAATAGAGATAGACCAGATAGCCGAACTTGGGTTCGTCGTTGAGGGCGCGCAGCAGCACGTACCAGCGGTAGGCGCGGATGACGACATTGATCTGGAACAGCAGGAAGGCCAGCGCGTACCAACCCCAATGGATACTGGCCAGCGTCTGCACCACTTCCTGCAAGCTGACGTGGCCGAAGAGCCACACCAGGAGCAGGATGCTGAGCGCGATTTGAGAAAGGCCAAGCAACTTCTTGCGGTTGGCGCGAACGAACTTGCCCATAAGGGGGGGATTATAGCACAGAGGCGATGAGGGCGATATGGGTGGTGTTGCGCTGGTTCGCCTACCGGTTGCCTACAAATGGAATAGAACCTATACTCTTCGTATGCGAATCGAGTGGGATCAGCGGAAGAATCGCGCCAATGTTCGCAAACACCAACTCGATTTTGCGGATGCTTGGAAAGTTTTCCTGCGACCGTTGCTCGTGGCGCTAGACGAACGCAGCGGTCTCGAGTTTCCAGAAGATAGATTGATTGGTATTGGCATGTTGGATGAAACACGAAACGTCGTCATAGTCTTTACCGAACTCAATGAAGATGTCATTCGCGTCATCTCCTTAAGAAAAGCTTTAGCCCATGAACGAGAACGATATCAAGAAGCCTTCCGAGACGAATTTGGATCGGTTTGACGAACTGACGGATGAGATGATCGACACGTCGGACATTCCCCCGTTGTCTGATGCATTCTTCAAGCGCGCCAGTTGGCGATTGCCAAAGCCGCTGGTAGCAATAACATTGCAGGTTGAACCCGAAGTGTTAGCCTGGTTCAAAGAGCAAGGGGACGAGTGGGAACGGCGTGCTACAGCAGCGTTGCGTATCTATGCTGAAGCGCACCAGGAACCAGCGTAACTTTATTGCGTTAGAGCCTCATAGATTGTGCGTGCCAAAGCCCGTACATTGGCGCAATACGCCTCCGCTCCTCCTTCTACTATATCCACCGCCGTCATCGTCCAATCGATCGGCCGCTCATACGCGCCCTGATTGCCCGGTCGGGCGGTGACCGACCACGAGCGATTGCCCGACGCGACTTGCTCGCGATTGCGGCGGCGAACGTCCGCCGGACTCAGCCCGCGCTCGATGAAATCAGCCAGCAGCCCTCGCGCGTAGGCCAGCCCCTCGGCCGAATAGAGGCTGGGGTGCTGCAAATGGTAGCATAGCACCATGAGATGGTGGACTTCCCCCAGTTCCGGCCGCTCGTTCTCCCAGAAGAGCATCTGGTGGAAGTCGTCCCGGCAAGTCCGACCGGCGTCGTGGAGTGCGCCGCATTCTGGGCATTGCGTGTTCAAATTCGTATTGCCCTTATTTTTGTACCCCAATCTGTATCTTATCCTATATCCTAATCGGCCGACAATCGCGCCACACTCATTTAGAGTAGAAGGATACCCAGGAGCAATCGACCTATGAGAGCAATACGTATCACCGAACCAGGCAACCCCGACGTTATGCGTCTGGAAGAGATGGAGCTGCCCGAACCCGGGCCGGGCGAGGCGCGGGTGGCGCTGGCCTGCACCGGCGTCAACTTTATCGACACCTACCAGCGCAGCGGCCAATACAAGATGGATTTGCCCTTCATCCCCGGCAGCGAGGGCGGCGGCAAAATCGACGCCGTGGGGCCGGACGTGACGGCGTTCGCGCCCGGCGATCTGGTGGCCTTCGCCTCCAGCCCCGGCACGTATGCGGAATACGCGGTCGTGCCCGTGTCCAAGCTCGTCCCGGTTCCGCCCGGCGTCAATTTGATGACGGCCACGGCGGCCATGTTGCAAGGGATGACGGCCCACTATCTGACCCACGACACCTATCCCATCCGGCCCGGCGATACCGTGCTGATCCATGCCGCCGGCGGTGGGACCGGCCTGCTGCTGGTTCAGATGGCTAAGATGCGCGGGGCGCGGGTGCTGGGAACAGTGTCTACCGAGGAGAAGGAGATGCTGGCCCGCGAGGCCGGCGCGGATGAGATCATTCGCTACACCGAGCAGGACTTCGCCGGCGAGGTGAAGCGCCTGACCAACGGCCGCGGCGTCAATGCCGTCTATGATTCCGTTGGCCGCGACACCTTCCTCAAGAGCTTGAGTTGCCTGCGACCGCGCGGCTATCTGGTGCTGTTCGGCCAGTCGAGCGGCGCGGTGGAGCCGTTCGATCCCCAACTGCTCAATAAGGCCGGCTCGGTCTACCTGACGCGGCCCACGCTGGGCCACTATACCCAAAATGGCGATGAGCTTCGGCGGCGGGCCGGCGACGTGTTGGCCTGGGTCGTCGATGGCCGCCTGTCGGTGCGCATCGACAAGACCTTCCCGCTGGAGGAAGCGGCCGAGGCCCACCGATACATGGAAAGTCGCCAGAGCAAGGGCAAGGTGCTGCTGGGCACGCAATTGGGCCGGACGATGAAGATCGAGCAGTTGGATCAGGCGATGGATCGTCAGGATTTGGTGGACAAGGCCGGCTGGGACTCGTTTCCGGCCAGCGACCCGCCGACGAACTATTAAGCGTCGCGGAATAAGAAATTAGCTACGGATTAAACGGTATGGAGACGGATGAAGACGGATAAGAGGAGAAAGTAACGATGGGAGTTTGTGACGTTTGCGGCAACAAGTATGACAAGAGTTTTCAGGTGATGATGAAAGGCGAGATGCACACGTTTGATAGCTTCGAGTGCGCCATCCACGCCCTCGCGCCGACGTGCGACCATTGCGGCTGTCGCATCGTCGGCCACGGCGTGGAGGCGCAGGGCGGCATCTTTTGCTGTGCCCATTGCGCCGAGCATATGGGTATCAGTTCGCTGCAAGACCGGACGACGGAGAGCGTACAATAGACCTGACAGGTCGGCCGCAGACCTGTCAGGTCTGGGGATTGCCCGGCAACCGGACGATGAAGGCCGAACCCCGCCCCACCTCGCTGGACACACTGATCTGCCCGCCGTGGGCCGTGACGAGTTCGTAGACAATCGCCAGCCCCAGGCCGGAGCCGCGGCCGTTCTCGCCCCGCGCCCGCGACTTCTCCAGCCGGTAGAAGCGCTCGAACACGCGCGGCAACTCCTCGGCCGGGATGCCGGGGCCGCTGTCGGTGACAATGCCTTCCACTGACCCGCCCGCGACCCGCGTCGCCAGATGCACCCGGCCGCCGGCCGGGGTATAGGCCAGTGCGTTATCGGCCAGATTGGTGAAGATTTGGGTCAGCCGGTCGGGGTCACCCATCGTCGGCAGCGGTATGGCGGCGTCCAGCGTCAGTTCGATATCCTTGGCCCGCGCCCGCGGCAGTTGGCTGTGGTGCACGTCGGTCAGGAGCTGGCTCAGATCGACCGGGCGCATCTTGAGTTGCAATTGACCCGACTCCATGCGCGCCAGATCGAGCAACTCGTTGACCATCCGCTCCATGCGCCCCGCTTCATTATAGATCGTCTCGGCCGCTCGCTGGCGCTCGTCGGGGGCCTCGGCCGCGCCGTCGAGCAACGCCTGGCTCCAGCCGCTGATGGCCGTCAGTGGCGTCTTCAGGTCGTGGGAGACATTGGCCACGAAATCGCGCTGGGCCTGTTGGGTGGCCTTCACCTGGGCGGCCATGCTGTTGAAGCTGCCGGCCACGCGCTGTACCTCATCCGGGCCTTGGGGCGGCACGCGCTGGTCATAGTCGCCGCGGGCGATAGCCTCGGCCGCGCCGGCCATCGTGCCCAGCGGTCGGGCTACGGAACGGGCGATGATCAGGGCCAGCAACAAGGCCAGCAGCAGGGCCAACCCCCCGGCGTAGACCAGTGGCCGCAGGAAATACTCGTTGAAGAACTCGCCCGCCGTCGGCTCCGCCTGAGCATAGAAGATGAGGGCGCGGCCCAGGGCGGGGTGCGGCTCGGCGAAGACAAGCCAGCGGGAGCCGTTGGTATGGACGAAGGAGCCGAAGATGCTGTCGCGGCCGCCGTTGGTCAGGACGAGGCTCTGCGGTCGCTCGATGCTCGTCAATTCATCGCCCACCCAATCGTCGCCGGTGTTGGTATCGAAGACGATCTGTTCCGCTTCGGTATCGACAACCAGGATGCGCACGTCGGCCTGCTCCGAGGTGGTGAACAGCAAGCCTTGCAGTTCGTCGCCGCCCGCGCCTGATTCCCATAGCTGGAGCAGTTCGCGCTGGTTGGTGCGGCTGATGGCCGACAGACGCTCCAGCGATGGCAGCAGGCGGGCGTCGGAGACGGACGAGAAGGCGATCAGGGCCACGCCCACGATGAGTAACGCGGCCAGGATGACCGCCACGTAGGACCACAAGAGACGACTGCGAAGTGTGCGCGGCATAGAAGAAAATTAACCCAAAGATGCCCGGACGCAAAGAAAAAGAGGGGGATTTTAAACCAGCCGTTCGCGGGCCTTGGCGCTCAGGTAGTCCATCGTCCAGACCATGATGACGATGGCCCAGATGGCCGTGCCCGCCGCCCCGTACTGGTTCAGGCTGACCCAGATGCGGAACTGCTGGCCGATGCCGCCGCCGCCGACAAAGCCAATCACTGTGGACATGCGGATGTTGATGTCCCACTGGTAGATGATGAAGGCCAGGAAGGGCGGCACGAGTTGCGGCGTGATGGCGTAGACCAGCGATTGCAGCCGCGTGGCCCCCGTGGCCGTGATAGCTTCCACCGGGCCGGGGTCGATCTCCTCGATGGACTCGGAGAAGAGCTTGCCCAGATTGGGGATATTGTTCAGCGCCAGGGCCAGCACCCCGGCAAACGGCCCCGCGCCCACCCAGGTAGCGGCGATGAGGACGAGAATGAGCGGCTCAACCGAGCGCGTGATGTTGAACGTCGTACGTAGCGCGTAATAGACCGTCCGCCCCAACGGCGTGTTGCCCATGATGTTGCGGGCGGCCAGGAAGCTGAGCGGGATGGCGAAGATAGCCCCGATGGTCGTCGCCATGAGGGCCATGAGTAGCGTGACAATCGATAATCTCACGACCGTCCGCACTGTGTCGCTCAGTTGCCACGGCCCGGTGATCTCTTCGTAGGTGATCTCCACCCGCGCCGGTAAGGGTTGGGTTTCGGTGATGGCGACGATGGGGTTGATGGTCGTCTCCAGGCGCACGTTGCCGGCGTCGTCGGTGTCGCAACAGTTGGAGCGCACACGCAGGAAGCCGCCGTCGGGCAAGACCCAGCGAATGGAGACGGTGATATTGGGCGGCAGACGGGAGCCGGTGATGACCAGCGGATCGCCGGGGTCGCCGCAGGGGGCCGAGAGGGTGATGGCCGGGTCGGACGGCGCGCCCGGCTCGGCCACGCCGCAGGGCACGACCAGCGGGGCACTGATGGCGCGGGCCTCGGTCGGCCGGGTGAACAGATCGGGCACGGCGAACTCGCGGGCCAGGGCCAACCCCTGGGGCGCGCCGCGAATCAACTCAATCGGCTCGATGCGGGCCACGCGCCACGACCAGACAAACGCGGCCACGAAACCGGCCACCAGCAGCAGGCGAATGGCCGAGCGCAGGACCGGATTGCGGGTGGCGATAATCGGCCGGCCCTGGATGATGCGCTCGCGCAGCCAGCCGGAGACGTAGTCCAGCACGGCGACGACGATAATGATGGCGATGATGGCCGTCGCCATCGACGAGAAGCGATTGAGCCGCACCCACTGGATGACCAGGAAGCCCAGCCCGGCGTCGCTGACCAGGCCGATGACCGTCGAGAGGCGCACGTTGATGTCGAAGCGGTAGAGGGTGAACGACGTGAACGTGGGCAGGATTTGCGGCAAAACGGCGTAGACCACCATCTGCGCCCAACCGGCCCCGGTGGCCCGCACGGCCTCGATGGGACCGGGATCGATGCTTTCAATCGACTCCGAGTAGAGCTTGGCCAGCGCGGCCACGGTGTGGAACCACAGGGCCAGCGTCCCGGCAAACGGCCCCAGCCCCACCCAGACGACGAAGATGATGGCCCACATCAGGGTTTCGATGGAGCGGATGATGTTGAGCAGCGCGCGCACGACGTTGTAGATGGCGCGGGTGACTTTGTTGCCGCCCATCAGGTTGCGCGCCGCCAGGAAACTGACCGGCACGGCGAAGACGACGCCCATGACCGTCGCCAGGAAGGCCAGGGCGATGGTCTCGCCGATCTTCTCCCAGACGAGGGCCAGCGTTTCCGTCGGTTGCAGGCGGCCGCTGGGGATACTCTGCACGGCGCGCACGGCATGGGTCAGCGTTTCGCCGGGGCCGGGCTGCGACGTGAGGGGCACGGCCTGAGGCACGCGCAACGTGGCCTGGATGCGGCCGTCGGCGTCGGCCTCGAAGAGCACCAGTTGGCCGTCGAGCGTGGCCCGCAGCGGCGTGCCCAGCGGATCGACCCACTGCACCTGCCCCGCCTGGCCCGGCTCGAACCCGTCGCCCGTCACCTGGATCACGTCGCCCACTTCGGCGCAGGGGACGCTCAGGCTGAGGGTGGGGTTGGTGCTGGCGGCGCGGTTCGGCTCCGGCAGCGGATCGACACAGGGAACCATGATCGGCGCGACACCGGCAAAATCCTCGGTGGGGTATTCAAACAGCTCCGGGTTGAGCAGTGAGCGCAAATAGGGCTGGACGCTGGGCAGGCCGGTGATCAGCCGCGCCGGGCGCACCTCGGTGACGAGCGTCGCCGCGCCATAGAGGATGATGCCGATGAGCAGCAGGGCCGTCCCCCAGCGCGGTTCCTTGCCGTGGGCGATCTGGTAGGCGTCGCGGGCGTTCCAGAGCACCAGCAAGACGAGCGGGGCCAGCAGGGCATAGGCCCGCGTCCAGAGGATGAGGCCCAGCAGGGCGGCGACGGTCAGCAGCAGCACCACGCCGCGCGTCCGCTGTCTCAGGATGAACTGCCCGCTTCCGGGTACGATGAGCGACAGGAGAGCCGGCAGCCAGGGATTCATGGCAAGCTACGTCTCAGGCGGCCGGTGTCGTGGCCGAGACCATCTCCGCCTCTTCGCCGTAGACCTCTTTGAATTTCGCCGGCGTCAATTCCGACGGCAGGCCATCAAAGACGAGTTCGCCCGCTTTCAGACCCACGACGCGCGTGGCGTAGCGGTGGACGAGGTCGAGAAAATGGAGGCTACAGAGGACGGTGATGTGGTCTTGCTGGTTGAGCAGTTCCAGATAGCGCAGGATGGAGTGGGACAGGACGGGGTCGAGGCTGGCGACTGGCTCGTCGGCCAGCAGGAGTTGCGGCTCCTGCATCAGGGCGCGGGCGATGCCGACGCGCTGCTGCTGGCCGCCGGAGAGTTGGTCGGCGCGGTTATCGGCCTTGTCGGCGATGCCCACGCGCTCCAGGGCGGCCACGGCCCGCCGGCGCTCCGTGGCCGAGAAGCGGCCGAACAGGCTACCGAAGGGCTGCACGTAGCCCAACCGCCCGGTCAGCACGTTGGTCATCACGCTACTGCGCTTGACCAGATTGAAATGCTGGAAAATCATGCCGATCTGGCGGCGGATAAGGCGCAGTTCGGCGCTGTTGGCGGTGGTGATGTTTCGGCCGTTCCAGATGACCGCGCCGGAAGTGGGTTCGATCAGCCGGTTGACGCAGCGCAACAGGGTCGATTTGCCGGAGCCGGACAGGCCGATGATCGCCAGGAACTCGCCGTCCTGTACCTCGAAGCTGACGTCCTTGAGGGCGACGGTCCCGTCGGGGAAAACTTTGGTCAGGTTTTGAATTTGCAGCACGCGCTTTTTCTCCCCTGAGCAGACTGCGCCAATGAAGGCTAACCGGAGGCTGAGGCCTCCGGTTAGCCACAGACATAAACCTATTGGGCCAGTTCTTCGATATTGAGTCCGGCGCGGCTCAGGTCCGCCCGGAAGGTGTCATAGAAGGCGTCGTTCGATTCGACCAGGGCCTCGATGTTGTAGAGGGTATTGAGCGCTTCCTGCCCCTCGGCCGAGGCGGAGATCTCCAGCAGGGCGGCCACGATCTCGGCGCGCATCTCCTCCGGGAAGTCCTGGACGAAGGACACACTGTCGTTGGGGATGTCGCTGGTGGTTGCCAGCACGACGACCTGCTCCAGCACGTCGGGGAACTCTTCCTCGATGCCGGTGCGGGCGTCGGCGAAGGTGGCCCCGGCGTCGCAATCGCCGTTGTAGACCTGGGTCACGACGTTGTTGTGCGAGCCGGCCTCAATCGTCTGGCTGAAGGCGGTGTCGGGGTCGATGCCCTCGGCGGCCAGCATGATGCGCGGGATGATGTAGCCGGAGGTCGAGGCCGGGTCGACCCAGCACATGACCTTGCCGTTCAGGTCGGCCAGCGTCTCGATGCCGCTGTCGGCGCGGACGATGATCTGCCCGGCGTAGGTGGACGCGCCGAAGCGTGACGTCGCCATGGCGGCATCGACGCCGCACTGCTCATTGGCCAGCACGTAGTTGAACGTGTTCAGCCAGCCGATATGGGCCTGCCCGGCGCACATGGCCTCGCGGACCGACGAGAAATCGGTGCCGACGTTGGCTGTGACCGTGAGGCCGGTCATTTCGGTCAACATGGTCGCCAGCGTATCGCCGCTGGCGATGATGTCCTGGGTGTCCCCCGACGGGACGAAGGACATGACGATGGGGTTCTCCGCTGTGCCCAGTTCAGGCTCACCGGCGCCACAGGCCACCAGGCCCACGGCCAGCAGGATTACCAAGCCAATAAAAAGGATCGTTCTACGGGCGTTCATACTTATCTCCTCGGTTTGAAAAGATGGGAAGGAAATTTGCCGCCGGGTGTCCCGCCCCGCGGCCTCTCGCGGTGGAAGCTATGCGAGATAAGGCAATGATAGTAGGCTTGGCGGGCTTTGCCAAGTCATTTTGGGATCGATCGCGATGTTAGCTTAGCGGCTACTGTTCCGCGGCGGGGTGGCAATAGGCGTAGTCGCGGACAGTCAGTTCGTCGCCGTCGCCCAGCGTGAAGGTA is drawn from Candidatus Promineifilum breve and contains these coding sequences:
- the phnE gene encoding phosphonate ABC transporter, permease protein PhnE; translated protein: MNPWLPALLSLIVPGSGQFILRQRTRGVVLLLTVAALLGLILWTRAYALLAPLVLLVLWNARDAYQIAHGKEPRWGTALLLIGIILYGAATLVTEVRPARLITGLPSVQPYLRSLLNPELFEYPTEDFAGVAPIMVPCVDPLPEPNRAASTNPTLSLSVPCAEVGDVIQVTGDGFEPGQAGQVQWVDPLGTPLRATLDGQLVLFEADADGRIQATLRVPQAVPLTSQPGPGETLTHAVRAVQSIPSGRLQPTETLALVWEKIGETIALAFLATVMGVVFAVPVSFLAARNLMGGNKVTRAIYNVVRALLNIIRSIETLMWAIIFVVWVGLGPFAGTLALWFHTVAALAKLYSESIESIDPGPIEAVRATGAGWAQMVVYAVLPQILPTFTSFTLYRFDINVRLSTVIGLVSDAGLGFLVIQWVRLNRFSSMATAIIAIIIVVAVLDYVSGWLRERIIQGRPIIATRNPVLRSAIRLLLVAGFVAAFVWSWRVARIEPIELIRGAPQGLALAREFAVPDLFTRPTEARAISAPLVVPCGVAEPGAPSDPAITLSAPCGDPGDPLVITGSRLPPNITVSIRWVLPDGGFLRVRSNCCDTDDAGNVRLETTINPIVAITETQPLPARVEITYEEITGPWQLSDTVRTVVRLSIVTLLMALMATTIGAIFAIPLSFLAARNIMGNTPLGRTVYYALRTTFNITRSVEPLILVLIAATWVGAGPFAGVLALALNNIPNLGKLFSESIEEIDPGPVEAITATGATRLQSLVYAITPQLVPPFLAFIIYQWDINIRMSTVIGFVGGGGIGQQFRIWVSLNQYGAAGTAIWAIVIMVWTMDYLSAKARERLV
- a CDS encoding quinone oxidoreductase family protein, translated to MRAIRITEPGNPDVMRLEEMELPEPGPGEARVALACTGVNFIDTYQRSGQYKMDLPFIPGSEGGGKIDAVGPDVTAFAPGDLVAFASSPGTYAEYAVVPVSKLVPVPPGVNLMTATAAMLQGMTAHYLTHDTYPIRPGDTVLIHAAGGGTGLLLVQMAKMRGARVLGTVSTEEKEMLAREAGADEIIRYTEQDFAGEVKRLTNGRGVNAVYDSVGRDTFLKSLSCLRPRGYLVLFGQSSGAVEPFDPQLLNKAGSVYLTRPTLGHYTQNGDELRRRAGDVLAWVVDGRLSVRIDKTFPLEEAAEAHRYMESRQSKGKVLLGTQLGRTMKIEQLDQAMDRQDLVDKAGWDSFPASDPPTNY
- a CDS encoding sensor histidine kinase is translated as MPRTLRSRLLWSYVAVILAALLIVGVALIAFSSVSDARLLPSLERLSAISRTNQRELLQLWESGAGGDELQGLLFTTSEQADVRILVVDTEAEQIVFDTNTGDDWVGDELTSIERPQSLVLTNGGRDSIFGSFVHTNGSRWLVFAEPHPALGRALIFYAQAEPTAGEFFNEYFLRPLVYAGGLALLLALLLALIIARSVARPLGTMAGAAEAIARGDYDQRVPPQGPDEVQRVAGSFNSMAAQVKATQQAQRDFVANVSHDLKTPLTAISGWSQALLDGAAEAPDERQRAAETIYNEAGRMERMVNELLDLARMESGQLQLKMRPVDLSQLLTDVHHSQLPRARAKDIELTLDAAIPLPTMGDPDRLTQIFTNLADNALAYTPAGGRVHLATRVAGGSVEGIVTDSGPGIPAEELPRVFERFYRLEKSRARGENGRGSGLGLAIVYELVTAHGGQISVSSEVGRGSAFIVRLPGNPQT
- a CDS encoding DUF5946 family protein, translated to MGYKNKGNTNLNTQCPECGALHDAGRTCRDDFHQMLFWENERPELGEVHHLMVLCYHLQHPSLYSAEGLAYARGLLADFIERGLSPADVRRRNREQVASGNRSWSVTARPGNQGAYERPIDWTMTAVDIVEGGAEAYCANVRALARTIYEALTQ